A portion of the Tachyglossus aculeatus isolate mTacAcu1 chromosome 24, mTacAcu1.pri, whole genome shotgun sequence genome contains these proteins:
- the LOC119945027 gene encoding olfactory receptor 478-like: MKGNQSRVTEFVLLVLTDDPEVQTVLFVVFLMIYSFSLLGNLTITPLMKINSQLHTPMYLFLSHLSLSDTGFSYSVTPKMLVNLLAEKKTISLPVYAAQLFTGATFGGSECFLLAVMVYDRYAAICKPLIYMAIMSENKRVGLLSCSDTHLAKIFPSISSGAMVTIRTVIIVIYYLYLCRFENPHHGGKIQILLTGSSHLLTIMPYFGTVTFSYVSPSSNYSMDQNKVVSVFYVVVIPMLNLLIYSLRNKEIMDTLRRMVAKGSLS; the protein is encoded by the exons ATGAAAGGAAATCAGTCGAGGGTGACTGAATTTGTTCTTCTTGTATTAACAGATGATCCCGAGGTTCAGACTGTCCTCTTTGTGGTATTCCTAATGATCTACTCTTTTAGTCTGTTGGGGAATTTAACCATCACACCGCTAATGAAGATCAACTCTCAGCTCCACACACCAATGTACTTATTTCTTAGTCATTTATCTCTCTCTGACACAGGCTTTTCCTATTCGGTGACACCCAAGATGCTGGTAAATCTCTtggctgagaagaaaaccatttctTTACCAGTCTATGCAGCACAACTCTTCACTGGGGCTACTTTTGGAGGCTCAGAGTGTTTCCTGCTGGCAGTAATGGTGTATGATCGGTATGCTGCGATCTGCAAACCACTGATCTATATGGCCATCATGTCCGAAAACAAACGCGTGGGCTTG CTTTCTTGTTCTGACACCCATCTAGCTAAGATCTTCCCATCGATCTCTTCAGGGGCCATGGTGACCATCAGAACTGTGATTATAGTCATCTATTATCTCTACCTCTGCCGTTTTGAGAATCCACACCACGGAGGGAAGATACAAATCCTTTTAACCGGCTCCTCTCATCTTTTGACCATAATGCCGTACTTTGGGACTGTCACATTTAGCTATGTCAGTCCCAGTTCCAACTACTCGATGGATCAGAACAaagtggtgtccgtgttctacgtggTGGTGATCCCCATGTTGAACCTTCTGAtttatagcctgaggaacaaggaaatTATGGATACTCTCAGAAGAATGGTTGCTAAGGGAAGTCTTTCCTGA